The proteins below come from a single Agrococcus beijingensis genomic window:
- a CDS encoding MFS transporter, translated as MSTDAPPDEVGLAPGSQRWRLATLSTGQVISWGILYYALIVAAPVVSTDTGWPLATVMLAFSAGLVASAIAGILVGRWLDRGSPRVVMTGGSLVGALGLVVVSAAHDLPVFVIGWIVVGLGQSAVLYQAAFTVITRRHASGRRRAMTVVTLAGGLASTVFAPVVAGMLSVLDWRATMLALAVVLVVTTTPLHWLSLERMWPPRSAGVAEEPHHSVSTVLRTRRFWTLELAMIAVAAALYSVTLAIIPLYTEHGMTFELAAWGLGLLGAGQVLGRIVYVVLPHGASPWVPLALTAGLSALALGLLALVPGPPWLLILIGIGAGAVRGAQTLVQGSAVADRWGTRNYGAINGAFAAPITAVTALGPALGPVLASATGSYATMGLVAAVLAIVGLMLARFS; from the coding sequence GTGAGCACCGACGCTCCGCCGGACGAGGTCGGTCTCGCGCCCGGCTCGCAGCGCTGGCGGCTCGCGACGCTGTCCACCGGGCAGGTGATCAGCTGGGGAATCTTGTACTACGCGCTGATCGTCGCTGCGCCGGTCGTCTCGACCGACACGGGCTGGCCGCTCGCGACGGTGATGCTCGCGTTCTCGGCAGGCCTCGTGGCGTCCGCGATCGCGGGCATCCTCGTCGGGCGGTGGCTCGACCGTGGCAGCCCCCGCGTCGTCATGACTGGCGGCAGCCTCGTCGGCGCGCTCGGCCTCGTGGTCGTCAGCGCCGCGCACGACCTGCCAGTGTTCGTGATCGGGTGGATCGTCGTCGGGCTGGGTCAGTCCGCCGTGCTCTACCAGGCCGCGTTTACGGTCATCACGCGCAGGCACGCATCCGGCCGGCGCCGCGCGATGACCGTCGTCACGCTCGCGGGCGGTCTGGCGTCGACGGTGTTCGCGCCCGTCGTCGCCGGGATGCTGAGCGTGCTCGACTGGCGGGCGACCATGCTCGCACTCGCCGTCGTCTTGGTGGTGACCACGACACCGCTCCACTGGTTGAGCCTCGAGCGGATGTGGCCGCCACGGTCAGCGGGAGTGGCGGAGGAGCCGCACCACTCCGTCTCGACGGTGCTGCGGACACGCCGCTTCTGGACGCTGGAGCTGGCGATGATCGCGGTCGCGGCGGCGCTGTACAGCGTGACGCTCGCGATCATCCCGCTGTACACCGAGCACGGTATGACCTTCGAGCTCGCGGCGTGGGGGCTCGGACTACTTGGTGCTGGGCAGGTGCTCGGACGCATCGTCTACGTCGTGCTGCCGCACGGCGCGTCGCCCTGGGTGCCGCTCGCACTGACCGCCGGGTTGAGCGCACTCGCGCTCGGTCTGCTGGCACTCGTGCCCGGCCCACCCTGGCTGCTGATCCTCATCGGGATCGGCGCAGGCGCCGTGCGCGGCGCGCAGACCCTCGTGCAGGGCTCCGCGGTGGCGGATCGGTGGGGAACGCGGAACTACGGGGCGATCAACGGCGCGTTCGCCGCGCCGATCACCGCGGTGACAGCGCTCGGCCCCGCGCTCGGCCCCGTCCTCGCGAGCGCGACCGGCTCGTACGCAACGATGGGTCTGGTCGCGGCCGTACTCGCGATCGTTGGGTTGATGCTGGCGCGGTTCAGCTGA
- a CDS encoding ArsR/SmtB family transcription factor: MTPTTIVAAEAPETCCTPAESAVSAQEVVRMAAVFKAMGDPTRVRLLSLIAAGEQGEACVCDLTDPVGLSQSTVSHHMRILTEAGLVERAQRGKWAYYSVVRPALDDAAAALRAF, encoded by the coding sequence ATGACCCCCACGACAATCGTCGCCGCTGAGGCTCCAGAGACCTGCTGCACGCCGGCAGAGTCGGCGGTGTCGGCGCAGGAGGTGGTGCGCATGGCGGCGGTCTTCAAAGCGATGGGCGATCCCACGCGAGTCCGTCTGCTCTCGCTGATCGCCGCGGGTGAGCAGGGTGAGGCCTGCGTCTGCGACCTCACCGATCCCGTCGGGCTCTCGCAGAGCACGGTCTCGCACCACATGCGCATCCTCACCGAGGCTGGACTGGTCGAGCGCGCGCAGCGAGGCAAGTGGGCGTACTACTCCGTCGTGCGCCCGGCGCTCGACGACGCCGCCGCCGCGCTGCGCGCGTTCTGA
- a CDS encoding NAD(P)-binding domain-containing protein, whose product MSDLPVIVIGAGPQGLAAAAHLLERGFEPIVLERGASAGAAVSEWGHVRLFSAWDELVDSASRRLLQAEGQAIPTSGYPKGEAWVRDYLAPLAAALGDRVRFGFEVTSVTRLGRDKVVDGGRAEQPFAVRVIDREGSEQRLLAQAVLDASGTWTQPGPAGADGTPALGERAAADHIEYRIPADVSALAGTHVAVVGAGHSAVHAVLRLAELAERHPGTRVTWLVRRPSVEGALGGGEADALPQRASLGVRARRAIERGSVELMTGFRVEEIRRAGDGIVLVAEDGRELGPVARLFALTGFRPDLSIVSEVRVAIDPALDSVAGLAAEIDPNIHSCGTVAATGAAELAQPEPSLYIIGAKSYGRAPTFLALTGYEQVRSVVAELAGDHEAASRNELVLPETGVCGGSGDFGGSSCCAAPETIQLAAAAV is encoded by the coding sequence ATGTCTGACCTTCCCGTCATCGTCATCGGCGCCGGCCCTCAAGGACTCGCCGCCGCGGCGCACCTGCTTGAGCGCGGCTTCGAGCCGATCGTGTTGGAGCGGGGCGCGAGCGCGGGCGCTGCCGTGTCGGAGTGGGGTCACGTGCGGCTGTTCTCGGCCTGGGACGAGCTCGTCGACTCGGCGAGTCGACGGCTGCTGCAAGCGGAGGGGCAGGCTATCCCGACCTCGGGCTACCCCAAGGGCGAGGCGTGGGTGCGCGACTACCTCGCGCCGCTCGCCGCAGCACTGGGCGACCGCGTGCGCTTCGGCTTCGAGGTGACCTCGGTCACTCGACTCGGCCGAGACAAGGTCGTCGACGGAGGCCGCGCAGAGCAGCCGTTCGCGGTGCGGGTGATCGACCGCGAGGGAAGCGAGCAGCGCCTGCTCGCACAGGCCGTGCTCGACGCATCCGGCACGTGGACCCAACCCGGCCCAGCGGGCGCCGACGGCACGCCCGCGCTCGGCGAGCGAGCCGCAGCCGACCACATCGAGTACCGCATCCCCGCCGACGTCAGCGCGCTCGCCGGGACGCACGTGGCCGTCGTCGGTGCGGGCCACTCTGCGGTGCACGCGGTGCTGCGGCTGGCCGAGCTCGCGGAGCGCCACCCCGGCACGCGCGTCACCTGGCTCGTGCGGCGGCCCTCGGTCGAGGGCGCACTCGGCGGCGGGGAGGCGGATGCGCTCCCCCAGCGCGCCTCACTGGGCGTGCGCGCTCGCCGTGCCATCGAGCGCGGCTCGGTCGAGCTGATGACCGGCTTCCGCGTCGAGGAGATCCGACGCGCGGGCGACGGCATCGTGCTCGTCGCTGAGGACGGCCGCGAGCTCGGACCGGTCGCGCGGCTGTTCGCGCTCACCGGATTCCGTCCGGACCTCTCCATCGTGTCCGAGGTGCGGGTCGCGATCGATCCCGCCCTCGACTCGGTCGCCGGCCTCGCGGCGGAGATCGACCCCAACATCCACTCGTGCGGCACGGTCGCCGCGACCGGAGCGGCCGAGCTCGCTCAGCCGGAGCCGAGCCTGTACATCATCGGTGCGAAGAGCTACGGCCGTGCGCCCACATTCCTGGCGCTCACCGGCTACGAGCAGGTGCGGAGCGTCGTCGCGGAGCTCGCGGGCGACCACGAGGCAGCGTCCCGGAATGAACTCGTCCTGCCTGAGACGGGCGTGTGCGGCGGCAGCGGCGACTTCGGCGGCAGTAGCTGCTGTGCCGCGCCTGAGACGATTCAGCTCGCGGCCGCGGCGGTCTGA
- the trxB gene encoding thioredoxin-disulfide reductase produces the protein MSMQTTELVIVGSGPAGYTAAIYAARAGLAPVVIAGSVTAGGALMTTTEVENFPGFVNGVQGPELMESLRAQAERFGARILLDDAIELDLEAPVKRIRTGSGDEFAASAVILTMGSAYRKLGLPAEDRLSGHGVSWCATCDGFFFREREIAVIGGGDSAMEEALFLTRFASKVTIVHRRDAFRASRIMAERALTHPKIDVAWNSEVVDLVGDQQLESITLRDTVTGAERALPVSGAFIAIGHDPRSELVVGQVTTDSDGYVLVDHPSTRTNVAGVFAAGDLVDHTYRQAITAAGTGCAAAQDAQHYLAALELAQPAHLVESLVA, from the coding sequence GTGTCTATGCAAACTACAGAGCTCGTCATTGTCGGTTCGGGTCCGGCTGGTTACACGGCTGCCATCTACGCGGCGCGCGCGGGCCTGGCCCCCGTGGTGATTGCGGGATCCGTCACGGCGGGTGGTGCGCTCATGACCACCACTGAGGTCGAGAACTTTCCCGGCTTCGTGAACGGCGTCCAGGGCCCAGAGCTCATGGAGTCGCTGCGTGCGCAGGCAGAGCGCTTCGGTGCCCGCATCCTGCTCGACGACGCGATCGAACTCGATCTCGAGGCACCCGTCAAGCGCATCCGCACCGGCTCTGGCGACGAGTTCGCTGCGAGCGCCGTGATCCTGACGATGGGTTCCGCCTACCGGAAGCTCGGCCTGCCAGCCGAGGACCGCCTCAGCGGGCACGGCGTCTCGTGGTGCGCGACGTGCGACGGGTTCTTCTTCCGCGAGCGGGAGATCGCGGTGATCGGTGGCGGCGACTCGGCGATGGAGGAGGCGCTGTTCCTCACCCGGTTCGCATCCAAGGTGACGATCGTGCACCGCCGCGACGCCTTCCGTGCATCGCGGATCATGGCCGAGCGGGCCCTCACGCACCCGAAGATCGACGTGGCCTGGAACAGCGAGGTCGTCGATCTCGTCGGCGACCAGCAGCTCGAGTCGATCACGCTTCGCGACACCGTGACCGGCGCCGAGCGCGCACTCCCCGTCAGCGGCGCCTTCATCGCGATCGGCCACGACCCCCGGTCAGAGCTGGTCGTTGGGCAGGTCACGACCGACAGTGACGGCTACGTCCTCGTCGATCACCCCTCGACGCGCACCAACGTCGCAGGCGTCTTCGCAGCGGGCGACCTCGTCGACCACACCTACCGGCAGGCGATCACCGCCGCCGGCACCGGCTGCGCGGCCGCGCAGGACGCCCAGCACTACCTCGCAGCACTCGAGCTCGCGCAACCTGCCCACCTCGTCGAGAGCCTCGTCGCGTGA
- the arsB gene encoding ACR3 family arsenite efflux transporter, with product MTVATSAEQAPIEAAAPRRLSALDRWLPLWIALAMGAGLLLGSTVPAVGALLAQLEIGGISLPIALGLLVMMYPVLAKVRYDRVAAIAGDRRLLISSLVLNWLVGPALMFALAWLLLPDLPEYRTGLIIVGLARCIAMVVIWNDLACGDREAAAVLVAINSVFQVVAFAVLGWFYLSVLPAWLGLEVQGLDISMGEIAVNVLIFLGIPLAAGFASRWIGERTRGRQWYEGTYLPAVGPWALYGLLFTIVLLFALQGENVVQRPLDVARIALPLLAYFALMWSIGLVTGKALRLGYARSTTLAFTAAGNNFELAIAVAIGTFGAASGQALAGVVGPLIEVPVLVGLVYVSLWARRVWFRTDPVPSEPEVGSLSSRERSTP from the coding sequence GTGACCGTCGCCACCAGCGCCGAGCAGGCGCCGATCGAGGCAGCTGCTCCTCGCCGCCTCTCCGCTCTGGACCGCTGGCTGCCGCTATGGATCGCGCTGGCCATGGGCGCTGGGCTGCTGCTCGGCAGCACCGTGCCCGCCGTCGGCGCGCTCCTCGCGCAGCTGGAGATCGGCGGGATCTCGCTGCCGATCGCGCTGGGCCTCCTGGTGATGATGTACCCGGTGCTCGCCAAGGTTCGGTATGACCGAGTCGCCGCCATCGCGGGCGACCGGCGTCTGCTGATCTCGTCCCTCGTGCTCAACTGGCTCGTCGGGCCGGCGCTCATGTTCGCCCTTGCCTGGCTGCTCCTGCCCGACCTGCCCGAGTACCGCACCGGCCTGATCATCGTCGGCCTCGCTCGATGCATCGCCATGGTGGTCATCTGGAACGATCTCGCCTGCGGCGATCGAGAAGCAGCGGCCGTGCTCGTCGCCATCAACTCCGTCTTCCAGGTCGTCGCCTTCGCCGTGCTGGGATGGTTCTACCTCAGCGTGCTGCCGGCATGGCTCGGCCTCGAGGTGCAGGGACTCGACATCTCCATGGGCGAGATCGCGGTCAACGTGCTGATCTTCCTCGGAATCCCGCTCGCCGCCGGGTTCGCGTCGCGCTGGATCGGCGAGCGCACGCGGGGACGCCAGTGGTACGAAGGCACATACCTCCCCGCGGTCGGTCCGTGGGCGCTCTACGGCCTGCTCTTCACGATCGTGCTGCTGTTCGCCCTGCAGGGCGAGAACGTCGTGCAGCGACCGCTCGACGTCGCCCGCATCGCACTCCCGCTGCTGGCCTACTTCGCGCTGATGTGGTCGATCGGCCTCGTCACCGGCAAGGCCCTCAGGCTCGGCTACGCGCGCTCGACGACGCTCGCATTCACCGCGGCCGGCAACAACTTCGAGCTCGCGATCGCCGTCGCGATCGGGACCTTCGGTGCCGCATCGGGCCAGGCGCTCGCCGGCGTCGTCGGACCCCTGATCGAGGTGCCGGTGCTCGTAGGGCTCGTCTACGTCTCGCTCTGGGCGCGCCGCGTCTGGTTCCGCACCGATCCTGTCCCTTCCGAGCCTGAAGTCGGCTCCCTGTCGAGCCGAGAGCGGAGCACGCCATGA
- a CDS encoding metalloregulator ArsR/SmtB family transcription factor — MTTLTQSPSCSTTVSHAIGDAAAAAIAMMMKSLADPLRLRMLSAIASDPRAESCVCDLAELADVSQPTVSHHLKVLKDAGVLVSERRGTWVWYSIEASLRPAITTLLESFAPAALAPSALTDRYQGLEDVDEALTHMAATLSARHPQLSADAVAGVVRESYAGLARAARITTHLVPLTERFARQRLADLARDRVAAPPQVLFVCVANAGRSQLAAAMIERASQGRVVARSAGSSPAAAVHPSVRPLLEELGVGAPLEAFPKPLTDDAVRAADVVITMGCGDVCPIIPGVRYEDWAVGDPALASPEGATAIRDDIAVRVDALLESLLGPTMDPAPRVATEQNRSRGARR, encoded by the coding sequence ATGACGACCTTGACTCAATCGCCGTCCTGCTCGACGACGGTGTCGCACGCCATCGGTGATGCGGCTGCGGCAGCAATCGCGATGATGATGAAATCGCTCGCCGACCCGTTGCGCCTGCGCATGCTCTCCGCGATCGCTTCCGATCCCCGGGCTGAATCGTGCGTCTGCGATCTCGCCGAACTCGCTGACGTGTCGCAGCCGACCGTCTCTCACCATCTCAAGGTGCTGAAGGACGCTGGAGTGCTCGTCTCTGAGCGTCGCGGCACGTGGGTCTGGTACTCGATCGAAGCCTCGCTCCGACCGGCGATCACGACCCTGCTCGAGTCGTTCGCACCGGCTGCGCTGGCCCCGTCGGCGTTGACAGACCGCTACCAGGGCCTCGAGGACGTCGACGAGGCGCTCACGCACATGGCTGCCACCCTCTCCGCTCGGCACCCGCAGTTGAGCGCGGACGCCGTCGCCGGCGTGGTGCGCGAGTCGTATGCCGGATTGGCTCGAGCTGCGCGGATCACCACGCACCTCGTGCCGCTGACCGAGCGCTTCGCCCGGCAACGGCTGGCCGATCTCGCGCGCGACCGGGTCGCTGCGCCGCCGCAGGTGTTGTTCGTGTGCGTCGCGAACGCTGGCCGTTCGCAGCTGGCGGCGGCCATGATCGAGCGAGCCTCGCAAGGACGTGTCGTCGCCCGATCCGCGGGCTCGTCGCCAGCGGCAGCGGTCCACCCGAGCGTGCGCCCGCTGCTCGAAGAGCTGGGCGTCGGGGCACCGCTCGAAGCGTTCCCCAAGCCGCTGACCGACGACGCGGTTCGCGCCGCCGACGTCGTCATCACGATGGGTTGCGGCGACGTCTGCCCGATCATCCCGGGAGTCCGGTACGAGGATTGGGCTGTCGGAGATCCAGCGTTGGCCTCGCCTGAGGGCGCCACCGCGATCAGGGACGACATCGCCGTCCGTGTCGATGCGCTGCTCGAGAGCCTCCTCGGTCCGACCATGGACCCTGCACCGCGCGTCGCCACAGAGCAGAACAGGAGCCGAGGTGCTCGGCGATAG
- a CDS encoding ArsR/SmtB family transcription factor has product MGARAIDPADHAGRRPLDRGSAESIAQTLRALADPTRLQLLSLIASAPDGQVTIGVLADALGLRQPTVTHHIRILVADGVVQREPVGRQVWISLSPDRRDDILDLLR; this is encoded by the coding sequence ATGGGAGCCCGCGCGATCGACCCGGCCGATCACGCCGGCCGACGGCCCCTCGACCGCGGAAGCGCCGAGTCGATCGCGCAGACGCTGCGCGCACTCGCCGATCCGACTCGTCTGCAGTTGCTCAGCCTGATCGCCAGCGCTCCCGATGGGCAAGTGACCATCGGCGTCCTCGCTGACGCTCTCGGGCTTCGTCAGCCGACGGTGACGCACCACATCCGGATCCTGGTAGCCGATGGCGTCGTGCAGCGCGAGCCCGTCGGCCGCCAAGTCTGGATCTCCCTGAGTCCAGACCGCCGCGACGACATCCTCGATCTCCTGCGATGA
- a CDS encoding arsenate reductase ArsC, producing the protein MQLKALADPLSLQVLSVAATRGAVQRDALNEALEASASDLAAAIEGLSAAGLLESRLDELSPTPDALVRFGRILAADSRSAPPADPVARGALPPAIERVAADLGYRFSSTFAAETVHRYVGESYDLLRSRASISTHLPSLTARFAADRLGALATARGLVLAGTPEVLFVCVQNAGRSQIAAATLRHLAGTRVHVRTAGSAPASRVHSDIVDLMDEVGIPMAAEFPKPLTDEVVLAADVVVTMGCGDACPVLPGRRYLDWALDDPVGKDREQQRAIRDAIRSEVEGLLDELGVTLR; encoded by the coding sequence ATGCAGCTGAAGGCGCTCGCAGACCCTCTGAGCCTGCAAGTGCTGAGCGTCGCGGCGACACGCGGAGCTGTGCAACGAGATGCCCTCAACGAAGCCCTTGAGGCCTCAGCGTCCGACCTCGCAGCCGCCATCGAGGGTTTGTCTGCCGCTGGGCTGCTCGAGTCGCGTCTCGATGAGCTCTCCCCCACGCCCGACGCCCTCGTCCGGTTCGGGCGCATCCTCGCCGCCGACTCTCGCAGCGCGCCGCCCGCCGACCCGGTCGCGAGAGGCGCACTCCCCCCGGCGATCGAGCGGGTCGCGGCTGACCTCGGCTACCGGTTCAGCTCCACCTTCGCTGCCGAGACGGTGCATCGATACGTGGGTGAGAGCTATGACCTGCTCCGGTCGCGCGCGAGCATCTCGACGCATCTGCCTTCGCTCACCGCTCGATTCGCCGCCGACCGCCTGGGCGCGCTCGCAACCGCACGGGGACTCGTGCTCGCTGGGACGCCGGAGGTGCTCTTCGTCTGTGTGCAGAACGCGGGCCGTTCGCAGATCGCGGCGGCCACGCTTCGGCACCTGGCGGGAACTCGTGTGCATGTGCGGACCGCCGGCTCTGCGCCGGCGTCGCGGGTCCACTCCGACATCGTCGATCTGATGGACGAGGTGGGCATCCCTATGGCCGCCGAGTTCCCGAAGCCGCTGACGGACGAGGTCGTGCTGGCAGCCGACGTCGTGGTCACGATGGGATGCGGAGACGCCTGCCCAGTGCTGCCGGGGCGCCGCTATCTGGACTGGGCGCTCGACGACCCGGTGGGCAAGGACCGAGAGCAGCAGCGCGCGATCCGCGACGCGATCCGTTCGGAGGTTGAGGGCCTGCTCGACGAACTGGGCGTCACACTTCGCTGA
- the pstB gene encoding phosphate ABC transporter ATP-binding protein PstB — MSTESHKPTVHVQARRRHEIDDFPPQPVLSCEGVDVSYGDFRAVRGIDLDFGLNEITALIGPSGCGKSTLLRSLNRMNDLIEGARVDGKVLFHQQDLYARDVDPIEVRRRIGMVFQKPNPFPKSIFDNVAYGPRVTGMRVGSMDDLVEEALTRAALWDEVKDKLKDSALGLSGGQQQRLCIARTIAVKPDVILMDEPCSALDPIATSRIEDLMQSLRDDYTIVIVTHNMQQAARVADRTAFLTAQVDEHGHRFGALVEFGRTSQIFERPVDERTSDYISGKFG, encoded by the coding sequence ATGTCCACCGAATCACACAAGCCCACCGTGCACGTCCAGGCCCGCCGCCGACATGAGATCGACGACTTCCCGCCGCAGCCGGTCCTCAGCTGCGAGGGCGTCGACGTCAGCTACGGCGACTTCCGTGCAGTCCGCGGCATCGACCTCGACTTCGGCCTCAACGAGATCACGGCCCTGATCGGCCCGTCCGGTTGCGGGAAGTCGACGCTGCTGCGCTCGCTGAACCGGATGAACGACTTGATCGAAGGCGCCCGTGTGGACGGGAAGGTGCTCTTCCACCAGCAGGACCTGTATGCCCGGGACGTCGATCCCATCGAGGTGCGCCGCAGGATCGGGATGGTGTTCCAGAAGCCGAACCCCTTCCCGAAGTCGATCTTCGACAATGTCGCTTACGGACCGCGCGTCACCGGCATGCGCGTGGGCTCGATGGATGACCTCGTGGAGGAGGCGCTCACGCGCGCTGCGCTGTGGGACGAGGTCAAGGACAAGCTGAAGGACTCCGCGCTCGGCCTGTCCGGAGGGCAGCAGCAGCGGTTGTGCATCGCGAGGACGATCGCGGTCAAGCCCGACGTGATCCTCATGGACGAGCCCTGCTCCGCACTGGACCCCATTGCCACATCCCGCATCGAGGACCTCATGCAATCGCTGCGCGACGACTACACCATCGTGATCGTCACGCACAACATGCAGCAGGCGGCCCGAGTGGCGGACCGGACGGCGTTCCTGACCGCGCAGGTCGACGAGCACGGCCATCGCTTCGGCGCGCTCGTCGAGTTCGGCCGCACCTCGCAGATCTTCGAGCGTCCGGTGGACGAGCGGACCTCTGACTACATCTCCGGCAAGTTCGGCTGA
- the pstA gene encoding phosphate ABC transporter permease PstA has protein sequence MTSLQSAIRGTRPLTGRGGERRPGPVLFLILLWLSLVVAFSVLVTLIITIVLEGMPQFTTRLFTEYPASSPDEAGARPAILGSIWVIITTAVMTVPLGVAAAVHLEEFADHRNWFNRLIELNVQNLAAVPSIVYGLLALAFLSLLGVRDKSIVIGGALALSLLILPVVIIATREALRSVPMEIRHGSLALGATPLQTTWRQTLPSAVPGIATGTILALSRALGEAAPLLVLGALVFVSFDPNGLLSGYTTLPIQIFGWTGRPQAGFHELAAATSVLLLGVLLAMNAVAILIRNRFQKRW, from the coding sequence ATGACGAGCTTGCAGTCCGCGATCCGCGGCACCCGACCGCTCACGGGGCGCGGCGGCGAACGCCGCCCGGGACCGGTGCTCTTCCTGATACTGCTCTGGCTCTCACTCGTCGTAGCGTTCAGCGTGCTCGTCACGCTCATCATCACGATCGTCCTCGAGGGCATGCCGCAGTTCACGACGCGACTGTTCACCGAGTACCCGGCGTCGTCGCCCGACGAGGCCGGTGCGCGCCCCGCCATCCTCGGTTCCATATGGGTGATCATCACGACGGCGGTCATGACGGTCCCGCTCGGCGTCGCGGCCGCCGTGCACCTTGAGGAGTTCGCCGACCACCGAAATTGGTTCAACCGCCTCATCGAGCTCAACGTGCAGAACCTCGCTGCGGTTCCATCCATTGTCTACGGCCTTCTCGCCCTTGCGTTCCTCTCGCTGCTGGGTGTGCGCGACAAGAGCATCGTCATCGGGGGAGCGCTCGCGCTCTCGCTGCTCATCCTTCCGGTCGTCATCATCGCGACCCGCGAGGCGCTGCGATCCGTGCCGATGGAGATCCGCCATGGTTCGCTCGCACTCGGAGCGACCCCGCTCCAGACGACGTGGCGGCAGACGCTGCCCTCCGCAGTCCCCGGCATCGCGACCGGCACGATCCTGGCGCTCTCCCGAGCGCTCGGAGAGGCAGCGCCGCTACTCGTGCTCGGAGCGCTGGTGTTCGTCAGCTTCGACCCGAACGGGCTGCTCTCGGGCTACACGACCCTGCCGATCCAGATCTTCGGGTGGACGGGACGGCCCCAGGCGGGCTTCCACGAGCTCGCAGCCGCGACCAGCGTGCTGCTGCTCGGCGTGCTGCTCGCGATGAACGCCGTCGCAATCCTCATCCGCAACCGATTCCAGAAGCGTTGGTGA
- the pstC gene encoding phosphate ABC transporter permease subunit PstC: MTSITARKGGPGLDPGLPASPSLRGRRRPGEALVRLALRVAAGITVVTTLGIVVALLVPSLGFFAEVPLTDFLFGDRWAPRFADSSFGVLPLVTATLWTTVISLVVAVPLGLGAAILLSEYASARLRKVLKPLLEILAGVPTVVYGFFALQFVQATVLREWLQLPTGAFSVLAAGLVMGIMIIPTIASISEDAMSAVPQALRQGSAALGANRMQTTVRVVFPAALSGIIAAVVLGVSRAVGETMIVAIAAGNQAVMVSDPLQQGQTMTGFIANAALGDSRVGSLEYDTLFAVGLLLFCITLVINAISIALVRRFREAY, encoded by the coding sequence ATGACGAGCATCACTGCACGGAAGGGAGGCCCGGGTCTGGACCCGGGCCTCCCGGCCTCGCCCTCCCTGCGCGGCCGTCGCCGACCGGGTGAAGCGCTGGTCAGGCTGGCGCTGCGGGTCGCAGCCGGCATCACCGTCGTCACGACCCTCGGCATCGTCGTCGCCCTCCTCGTGCCGTCACTCGGCTTCTTCGCCGAGGTGCCCCTGACGGACTTCCTGTTCGGCGACCGCTGGGCGCCCCGCTTCGCGGACTCGTCATTCGGCGTCCTGCCGCTCGTGACCGCCACTCTCTGGACCACGGTGATCTCGCTCGTGGTCGCGGTACCGCTCGGCCTGGGCGCCGCAATCCTGCTGTCGGAGTACGCGAGCGCCAGGCTCCGCAAGGTGCTCAAGCCGCTCCTCGAGATCCTCGCGGGTGTGCCGACGGTCGTGTATGGCTTCTTCGCGCTCCAGTTCGTACAGGCCACCGTGCTGCGCGAATGGCTGCAGCTGCCGACGGGCGCGTTCAGCGTCCTCGCCGCAGGCCTCGTGATGGGCATCATGATCATCCCGACCATCGCGTCGATCTCGGAGGACGCGATGTCCGCCGTGCCGCAGGCGCTCCGACAGGGCTCTGCAGCGCTGGGTGCGAACCGCATGCAGACCACAGTCCGCGTCGTCTTCCCGGCCGCCCTCTCGGGCATCATCGCCGCGGTCGTGCTCGGGGTGTCCCGCGCCGTCGGTGAGACGATGATCGTCGCCATCGCCGCCGGCAACCAGGCGGTGATGGTCTCTGACCCGCTGCAGCAAGGGCAGACGATGACGGGCTTCATCGCGAACGCCGCGCTCGGCGACTCCCGCGTCGGCTCGCTCGAGTACGACACCCTCTTCGCCGTCGGCCTACTGCTCTTCTGCATCACCTTGGTGATCAACGCGATCAGCATCGCCCTCGTGCGACGCTTCCGAGAGGCCTACTGA